The Alphaproteobacteria bacterium region GCGCTGCCCGAGATCGTCGCCCGGGGCCACGACGAGGCCACCGTACGCCGCATCGAGCATTTGCTTTACATCGCCGAATACAAACGCCGCCAGTCCCCCCCCGGCGTCAAGATCACGCGGCGCAACTTCGGCCGCGACCGGCGCTATCCGATTACCAACCGGTTTCGTGATAGGGGGTAAGGTGGCCGGGGGCTCCGGAGGCTCCCAGAGGCCCCAGAGGCCATGACCCGGTGAGAAATGCGGGCTAACTTGCTTCAGGAGCCTCGGATCTCGTCGCTATGAGGCAGCGTCCACCATAGGGGCGTCCTGTGTCAGGGGTATTTCGATGCTGCGCCAATATGTCAGCAAATAAGGGGTTTTGTGACGCAATTGTTTCGCAAAAACCCATGACGCGAACACGATCAGCGCGTCAAGTTTTTGCTAAGGGATTTGCTGGCCAGCCGGTCCCTCTGCTCCCTGTGCTCCCTGTGCTCCCTGTGCCCACCTCGCCAGTCTCTCGAGGGGAACGCTGTCGGCCTCTTCGGCCGGTTGGGAGAGAAAGAACTCGGCGTAGTAACGATCGGTCGTGAGCTCCGTTTCGGGGTCGAGTTCGAGTTGCTGGATGGCCTCGGATGCTGCTTCGCGCTCCTCGATGCTGGCGAAGCGGCGCTGCGCAAACAGCGCGCCCTCGAGCTTTCGGGTGACGTACCCGGCGTCGGACAGCACTTCGGCGATGGGTTCGTAGCGAAACATGCGCAGCACGAAGTTGGCGAACCAGGGCCGAGGGCGATCGTTCAATCTCGACAACAACTGACGGAATGTGCGGTCGGTGACGTAGCCGACACAGCCCGTCGAGGTGACGAGATCGCAGCCTTTGATTTTCTCGGCGTCTCCGTTGCCCAGCGGCGAGGTTTCGAGATTGGCGGCGACGCCATCGTCGAGCAGGCCCGTGGCAATGCCGTAGTCGACGGCGCGGTCGGCCTCGTCCAGGCCGATGACGTTCAGTTCCTGGTCCCCGTCCTGGCGGCCGAAATAGTGCCGGTCCTGCTGCACGGCCTCGTCGAAGGGGCGTTCCTCGCCGCGGTCGTAATAGTCGTAAAGCCCCTCCATGGTGAAATCGTATTTGAGCATGGCGGCGTTGACACCGTATGAGCAGCCGAGATCGAGAACCTTTAGGCCACCGTCGCCGCCACCGTTGCGCCTTGCCCTGAGATCGCCGAGCAGCCCCCTGAAGATCGGTTTGGCGACCTCGGGTATGGCGTAATCGACCCGCTTCAGGGTCTGGAAATAGGTGCGGGCATCGGGCCGATTGTAGATCCCGGCGAAATCCTGTTTGCCCTCGTTGGTCGAC contains the following coding sequences:
- a CDS encoding class I SAM-dependent methyltransferase, yielding MPSLESYASTNEGKQDFAGIYNRPDARTYFQTLKRVDYAIPEVAKPIFRGLLGDLRARRNGGGDGGLKVLDLGCSYGVNAAMLKYDFTMEGLYDYYDRGEERPFDEAVQQDRHYFGRQDGDQELNVIGLDEADRAVDYGIATGLLDDGVAANLETSPLGNGDAEKIKGCDLVTSTGCVGYVTDRTFRQLLSRLNDRPRPWFANFVLRMFRYEPIAEVLSDAGYVTRKLEGALFAQRRFASIEEREAASEAIQQLELDPETELTTDRYYAEFFLSQPAEEADSVPLERLARWAQGAQGAQGAEGPAGQQIP